A stretch of the Aegilops tauschii subsp. strangulata cultivar AL8/78 chromosome 4, Aet v6.0, whole genome shotgun sequence genome encodes the following:
- the LOC109752328 gene encoding uncharacterized protein, giving the protein MRPDAGAAGSMASMEWEPKALSLHELKYAREAALYVLRTHSFEDAVRIFTEGLKPVLGVRRDSMADSDEDDDQGDDDYDMFNPYAFLDDDGICCHHQYGRTAEERDVATAPF; this is encoded by the exons ATGAGGCCCGACGCCGGCGCCGCGGGGAGCATGGCGTCCATGGAGTGGGAGCCCAAGGCGCTGTCCCTCCACGAGCTCAAGTACGCGAGG GAGGCGGCGCTGTACGTCCTGAGAACGCACTCCTTCGAGGACGCCGTCCGGATCTTCACCGAG GGTCTCAAGCCGGTGCTGGGCGTCAGGAGGGATTCCATGGCCGACTCCGACGAGGACGACGACCAGGGTGATGATGACTATGACATGTTCAATCCATACgcgtttcttgacgatgacggtATCTGCTGCCACCACCAGTACGGACGCACCGCCGAGGAACGAGATGTTGCTACCGCACCCTTCTAA